A stretch of DNA from Mycobacterium senriense:
GCATCCTGGTGGCGCCGGGCGATTTCTACGGGCCCCGCGGTGCGCAGCACGTGCGGGTTGCGCTGACCGCCAGCGACGAGCGGATCGCCGCCGCCGTGCAGCGGCTCGCCTAGCCGAGGCGCACCGCGCGGGCACCCGAGACGGGCGGGCGTGCACAATGCATCGAGGCGTTCCACGTTCTCTGGGTAAGGACGGTGCTCGTGACCAGTTCGACCGGCAAGCTGCGCATCCCGCTCTCGCTAGGGGACATCGCCAAGCGGGTGTTCCTTGGAAAGCCGTTGATCACCGAGGACATCGCGTCGGAGAAGCTATCGAATTCCGTTGCGCTAGGCGCGCTTTCGCCCGACGCCGTCTCCTCCGTCGCGTACGGTCCCGAGCAGATCCTGATCGAACTGTTGCCCCACGCCGGGCTGGCCGCCTTCCTGCTTCTGCTGCCCATCACCGGTGTCATCCTGCTGATCCTGGTGCTGGTGGCCGCCTCGTATCGGCAGGTGGTCATGGCCTACACCCGGGCCGGCGGTTCGTACATCGTGGCGCGCGACAACTTCGGTCCCAGAGTTGCGCAGATCGCCGCCGCGGCCCTGTTGATCGACTATGTGGTCACGGTCGCCGTGCAGTCGGCGGCCGGGACCGTCGCGGTGGTCTCGGCGATTCCCGCGCTGGGCCCATACAGCCTCGAGCTCACCGTCGCCGTGGTGCTGATGATCTGCTACGCCAACCTGCGGGGCCTGAAGGAAGCGGGGTTGCCGTTCGCGGTGGCGACCTATTCCTTCATCGTCATGGTCGGACTGACCATCGTGATCGGCATCGTCCGCGCGGCCATCGGGAACCTGCCGACCTACGATCCCGCCCACCTGGCCGGCACGGTGCCGGTGCACCAGGGCAACGGTCTGGTGCTGGGCGCCACGATCTTGGTGCTGCTGCGTGCGTTCGCCAACGGGGGTTCGTCGCTGACCGGGGTCGAGGCCATCTCCAACACGGTCGACTACTTCCGCAAGCCCCAGGGCCGCAACGCGCGTCGAGTGCTGACCGCGATGGCGACCATCCTCGGCTTGCTGCTGGCCGGCGTCGCCTACCTGGCCCACGTCACCCACGCCACGCCGTATCTGACCGAATATCCCTCGGTCTTGTCGCAGATCGGGCGTGCCGTCTTCGGGAGCGGCACCGTCGGCGACGTCTTCTACGTCCTGGTCCAGGCTGCAACGGCCGCCATCTTGTTCACCGGCGCGAACACCAGCTTCAACGGCTTCCCGGCCCTGGCCAGTTTCGTCGCCGAAGACCGCTTCCTGCCCAGGCAGCTCACGAAACGTGGCCATCGCCTGGTGTTTTCGAACGGGATCATCACCCTGACGGCGCTGTCGGTCGCATTGCTGGTGGCCACCGGCGGGTCGGTGAATGCGCTGGTGCCGTTCTACGCGATCGGGGTGTTCACCGGATTCTCGATGGCCGGTTACGGGATGACCAAACACCATCTGACTCATCGAGAACCGGGCTGGCGACGCCGGCTGGCGATCAACCTGTCCGCCGCGATTTTGTCGACGATCGTGGTGGGTATCTTCGCGGTGGCGAAATTCACCGAGGGCGCCTGGCTGGTGGTCGTCGTGTTCCCCCTGTTGGTGTTCATGCTGACCCGGCTCAACCGCGAATATCGCGCCGAGGCAGCCATTCTCGAGATGTTCCGAACCGACCGCCCGGAGTTGGTGAAGTACGCGCGGCACCGGGTATTCGTGTTGGTCGACTCCGTCGATCTGGCGGTGATCGAGGCCTTGCGCTACGGCAGGGGTTTGCGGGCCGACGAGCTGACCGCGGTGCATTTCATGGTCGACCCGGCCCACGCGGCGCAACTGCGAAAGCGTTGGGACCATTTCGAACTCGACACTCCGTTGCGAATTGTGGATTGCCCGGACCGTCGGATCAGCCGGGCAGCACAGCTGCTGGTTGCCAAGGCGCTTGAGGAGAAGGCGCGGACCAATGTGACGGTGCTGCTGCCCCGAAGGACCTTCGCCCGGCTGTTGGGCCGGCTGCTGCACGACCGCACCGCCGACAAGATCTCGCGAGCGGTCAGCCTCATCCCCGACGCTGCGGCGACGATCGTGCCCTACGACGTCGAGTCGCGGATCAGGGAGGCGTACCCCGACACCTTCGAGCAGCGGATCGCGCAGGCAATCGACAAGCTCGAGGCGTGGGTGTCCCAGGACGAGGACCAGAAGGTCGACGCCTACGAGCACCCGAAGGGGCCGCAATCGGTGGTCATGGTGGCCGGCCTGATCTCCGGGCAGCGCGCCAGCGTCGAAGGGCGCGTCAGTGAGGTCGAAGACGTCACGACCCGCGGCCGGACCTACCGGCGAATCGTCATCGGCGACAGCACCGGCGAAATGACCGTGATCTTCCGCCCGGGCCACGGGGGCGACGACATCCAGCCCGGTCAGGTACTGCGAGTCACCGGGAAGGCTCGCCAGACCGGCACCCGGGACATATCGATGCTCGATCCGGATTATCAAGTCATCGAGGATCCCGCCAAGGACGCCGAGTCCGAAGACTCCGAACAAACCAGCGATACGTAGCCCCTCGAGTCCGGTGCGCCGAAAGAAATACCCTAAATCCCAGACGATTTCGGCGCCGCCTCCGGTTGGCGCATCCGTCGATGGCGGCACATCGCGACGAAACCGGCTATTCGGGCGGCCGACCCCTGCGCTGCATCGCCGGCCGCGCGTTTGCCGGCCGGGTTCGGACCCCTGCCGGCGCAACCGCCCGCGACGGCGAAATTACTTCCGCCTGAGTCAAACCCACCGACACCGACGGACAACGCCGAACAGTGGATGTACAGAAGACCAACAGCTAACGCCGCTGGCTTGCCGAAGCGGCATGCCCTGTTGAACGGGGTTCGAGGCCGAGCGTTGTGATACCCGACGACGGTCCCCCCGTGCTGCGGGCAACGACCCGAACCTGTGGCGCCGGGCGGCCTGGACGCGGGCCGGGATGACTCCTCGGGCGAAAGCTGCGGTGCGGCGCCGACACGGCAGGTCCACCGGAGGTGTCGACGCGTTGCCACGTGCATCGCGGCACCGCCCGCGCGGGGGGCTTCTCCGCCGTCAACGTGCCGATCGACCCGCCCCAAGTGGGCGTGATTTCATTTGCCGGCGG
This window harbors:
- a CDS encoding amino acid permease, encoding MTSSTGKLRIPLSLGDIAKRVFLGKPLITEDIASEKLSNSVALGALSPDAVSSVAYGPEQILIELLPHAGLAAFLLLLPITGVILLILVLVAASYRQVVMAYTRAGGSYIVARDNFGPRVAQIAAAALLIDYVVTVAVQSAAGTVAVVSAIPALGPYSLELTVAVVLMICYANLRGLKEAGLPFAVATYSFIVMVGLTIVIGIVRAAIGNLPTYDPAHLAGTVPVHQGNGLVLGATILVLLRAFANGGSSLTGVEAISNTVDYFRKPQGRNARRVLTAMATILGLLLAGVAYLAHVTHATPYLTEYPSVLSQIGRAVFGSGTVGDVFYVLVQAATAAILFTGANTSFNGFPALASFVAEDRFLPRQLTKRGHRLVFSNGIITLTALSVALLVATGGSVNALVPFYAIGVFTGFSMAGYGMTKHHLTHREPGWRRRLAINLSAAILSTIVVGIFAVAKFTEGAWLVVVVFPLLVFMLTRLNREYRAEAAILEMFRTDRPELVKYARHRVFVLVDSVDLAVIEALRYGRGLRADELTAVHFMVDPAHAAQLRKRWDHFELDTPLRIVDCPDRRISRAAQLLVAKALEEKARTNVTVLLPRRTFARLLGRLLHDRTADKISRAVSLIPDAAATIVPYDVESRIREAYPDTFEQRIAQAIDKLEAWVSQDEDQKVDAYEHPKGPQSVVMVAGLISGQRASVEGRVSEVEDVTTRGRTYRRIVIGDSTGEMTVIFRPGHGGDDIQPGQVLRVTGKARQTGTRDISMLDPDYQVIEDPAKDAESEDSEQTSDT